The nucleotide window TTTTTCAAAAAGTTACACAATTTTTTTTTTGTTTAAGTTTATAAAGTAGTGTAAATGCATTAGACCATATGCATGCATATGTTGTATAATAATAAAAAAGTTGGGCATGGGGGATCTGTTTTGCCAAGACCTGTTTATACACAAAGAGCTAGTTATACGAATGTATATACGCCAAAAAGGAAGACTATAACTCCTGTTGTAAAACCTGTTAAGTTCAATAAACAGAAGCAGCAGCGGAAAGTTAATCCTATTCAAACGTTTGTTTTGATAGCGTTTGCTACTTTTATGTTTATGTTTGTTTTCCCTTTTACTTATTATAATTTTACAAGACATTTTCTATTCGGACCTCAAAATCAGGCTATAAATGTTGATTATCAAAAGCTTTATTTGCCTACCACCAATTATTTATATAATGATACTTTTTTGAATGTTAATTTGTTAAAGGGTGCAGAGCTCAAAAAACCTGCGATGCAGACTTTTTACGAAGCAGGCGAGATGCAGGTTTTAAAAGCTAAATTGCAAGCCTTGATGAAATTGTACCCAAATGTTCACCCGTCGGTTTTTGTTTGGGATTTTGAAACAGGTAAATATGTAGATATTGGTGCCAATGAAACTTATCCTGCGGCGAGTATTATAAAAATCCCTGTTTTGCTTGAATTGTTCCGTTCTGTTGAACAAGGACAAGTCGATTTGACTGACAATATGATTCTTACAGAGTATTACCGCTCAGGTGGCTCAGGTTCTTTGCAATTTGCCAGACATGGAAATGTCTATGATTTGGATTCTCTCGCCAGAGTTATGATTCAAGATTCTGATAATACTGCGACAAATATGATTATGTCACAGTTAGGAGGAAAAATTGATATTAACAGGGCTATACGGGAGTGGGGCTTGAGCCATACGCATGTTGCAAATTGGCTTCCTGATTTAGAAGGTGGAAATTATACTTCTGCAAAAGATATCGGCCTAATGCTTTATAATATCGACAATTCTTCTTTCTTGTCGCTCAAGTCAAGAGAGCATATTGTTGATTATATGAGCCATGTTAAGAATAACAGATTGTTACAAGCCGGATTGCCCTCAGATGCCATTTTGATGCATAAGACAGGTGATATCGGTAAAATGCTTGGTGATGCAGGTATTGTTTGGACACCTCAAGGTAGAAAATATATTGTCGTAATCTTGGCAAAGAGACCTTACAATCATCCAAATGGCAAAGATTTTATAGTTAAAGCTTCTTCTTTGATATATTCAAGCATTAATTCAGCAAATTTTTAGATTAGAACAATAATTTTATACATAAAAAAAGGAAAGTGCCATTCTTTCCTTTTTATTTAATTCGTTATTAACATCTTTAATTATATGCACATGCCTGCATTTTCAAAGAAGCCTCTATGTGCAGTTTTTGCTTTTTCTTCTACTATTAACAAATTATTATATATATAAGAAACTTCATTTATCAAAGAATTGAGTTCTTCATCAATAATATTGTCATCTTTTTCCGGTTCAACTTGTTGTGTCAAAATAGATTGTTTTGTGTAATATCTTGATATAAGACTCATATACAGCTCCTTGTTTTCTCTATGTATATATAAAGTATATACATGGTATTGAATTGACAATGTTTAGAAAAAAGTTTACAGATATTTACAAAAAAAATAAGCAAATATAAATCTTGAGAAATTTTTTGATATATAATTATTCTAGGAGCGGAATTATATATTGAAAAGTTCGAAACTAACACTGTTAATATTCATCGGTTTGGTGCTGGGAACCTTGGTTGGGTGGCTTACACCTTCATTGGGGCTAAAGATGCAACCGTTGGCAACAGTCTTTTTGAATATGATAAAAATGATTATTGCTCCATTGCTATTTGCCGTGTTGGTAACAGGGATTGCCGGACATGGTAATGTTAAATCATTAGGACGCCTAGGGCTAAAGACTATTGTCTATTTTGAGGTTGTTACAACTGTGGCTTTAGTGTTGGGGCTTACTGTGGGACATATTTTTCAACCCGGGGTTGGGTTTGACCACAATATTTCTAATCACCTTATGGATACAGCGTCTTCGTTGGTTGCTGTTAACGCAAAAATGTCTTTATCTGATACTTTTATTCATATTTTTCCGACGAGTATTGTTCAGGCTATGGCTGAGGGGAATTTGCTTCAAATTGTTGTATTTGCGGTGTTTTTTGCTTTAGCGATTTGTGCTGTAGGACAAAAGGCTAAACCGGTTTTGGATTTTTTGACATCAGTTTCCGATATAATGTTCAAGTTTACTGAATTTGTTATGTTCTTTGCACCAATAGGTGTTTTTGGTGCTATCGCCCATACGATTGCCCAAAACGGAATCGGTATCATGGTAAATTATGCAAAAATAATCTTTGCCTTGTATTTTGCTTTGATTTTATTTGTGGGAATCGTTTTGTTTGCAGCTTGTAAAATTGTTAAGATTTCATTCAGAGCCTTGATTAAAGCAATTAGGGAGCCTGCTTTGATTACATTTTCTACAGCAACGTCTGAGGCTGCATTGCCAAAGGCTATGAGGATAATGGAAGATTTCGGTGTTCCTAAAAATATTGTCGGATTCGTTATGCCTACAGGATATACGTTTAATCTTGACGGAACCACTTTATACTTAGCTTTAGCGGTTTTGTTTTCAACTCAAATTGTCGGTATAAATTTGTCACTTGAACAACAAATTATTTTGATGATAGCATTGATGCTTACAAGTAAAGGTGTAGCAGGAGTGCCTAGAGCGGGATTGGTCGTTTTGGCAGGTACGTTGCACAGTTTTGGGTATCCGTTGATTGGTGTTGCGATATTGCTTGGGATTGACCAGTTGCTTGATATGGGTAGAACTACAGTTAATTTAATCGGAAATTGCGTTGCAACTGTTGTTATTGCTCGATGGGAAAATGAATTTAATTATTCTAAAATGAAAGATTTTGTCAACGGAATGTCAGAAAATAAATTAGTTAAGGATATTCCTTCTTCAATTTATCCTAATAATATTCCAATTGAAGAACATTCAGATGTTGGCTATATGGATTTTAAATAATCTTTTGGTTATATCCTTGCGTCTATTATGAGAGTTATTCCTCTATGTTTATATTTACTAGAGGTGAATTCATGAAAAACATTGTATTTTTTGATGCTAAAGATTATGAAGTTGATTATTTCAATAAATCGCTTGGTGATAAATTTAATTTGGTATATGAAAAGTTTGCATTGCTGCCTACAACTTTTATTCCGAGAGAAGCTTTGGATTCTCCCATAATATCTGTGTTTACAACTTCCAGATTAAGTGAAAAAGTTTTATCTCAATTCGGAAATCTTAATTTGATTGCGACGAGGTCAGTTGGCGTAAGTCATATAGATTTAAGATATTGTAAAA belongs to Candidatus Gastranaerophilales bacterium and includes:
- a CDS encoding class A beta-lactamase-related serine hydrolase, with amino-acid sequence MPRPVYTQRASYTNVYTPKRKTITPVVKPVKFNKQKQQRKVNPIQTFVLIAFATFMFMFVFPFTYYNFTRHFLFGPQNQAINVDYQKLYLPTTNYLYNDTFLNVNLLKGAELKKPAMQTFYEAGEMQVLKAKLQALMKLYPNVHPSVFVWDFETGKYVDIGANETYPAASIIKIPVLLELFRSVEQGQVDLTDNMILTEYYRSGGSGSLQFARHGNVYDLDSLARVMIQDSDNTATNMIMSQLGGKIDINRAIREWGLSHTHVANWLPDLEGGNYTSAKDIGLMLYNIDNSSFLSLKSREHIVDYMSHVKNNRLLQAGLPSDAILMHKTGDIGKMLGDAGIVWTPQGRKYIVVILAKRPYNHPNGKDFIVKASSLIYSSINSANF
- a CDS encoding cation:dicarboxylase symporter family transporter → MKSSKLTLLIFIGLVLGTLVGWLTPSLGLKMQPLATVFLNMIKMIIAPLLFAVLVTGIAGHGNVKSLGRLGLKTIVYFEVVTTVALVLGLTVGHIFQPGVGFDHNISNHLMDTASSLVAVNAKMSLSDTFIHIFPTSIVQAMAEGNLLQIVVFAVFFALAICAVGQKAKPVLDFLTSVSDIMFKFTEFVMFFAPIGVFGAIAHTIAQNGIGIMVNYAKIIFALYFALILFVGIVLFAACKIVKISFRALIKAIREPALITFSTATSEAALPKAMRIMEDFGVPKNIVGFVMPTGYTFNLDGTTLYLALAVLFSTQIVGINLSLEQQIILMIALMLTSKGVAGVPRAGLVVLAGTLHSFGYPLIGVAILLGIDQLLDMGRTTVNLIGNCVATVVIARWENEFNYSKMKDFVNGMSENKLVKDIPSSIYPNNIPIEEHSDVGYMDFK